One region of Primulina tabacum isolate GXHZ01 chromosome 1, ASM2559414v2, whole genome shotgun sequence genomic DNA includes:
- the LOC142540507 gene encoding uncharacterized protein LOC142540507, with the protein MTVRAIFFLSNIANPVGEKGYKKMSDTEVPNESPDNPEIDNQVISEDGPRNQNLFSPRFRSVVAMAGWDEEALLIATHIVEDTPDRLCKQRRRSDFKTPPTYSRRKRRAHRNGPVSIPVTVLHLEEDDDSTSNQQGCERKNIEVNIMAKVEKNGGESIKDDAKDSGVSNSSPVIPCLDQLREELSCAICLEICYEPSTTPCGHSFCKQCLRSAADKCGKRCPKCRQLISNWRYCTVNTVLWNTIQLLFPKEVEARKAVTTSDATTESIREESSPAITRNPSMRNRSIQALNNPETDGTESDRRSRRLRSRSSRISGTSDRGEASLRRDLPSQDGDAALAFRLQREEFMEAFRVVPARENLRAMASRATSIRSRGRHM; encoded by the exons ATGACCGTTAGAGCTATTTTCTTCCTTTCAAATATTGCGAATCCCGTGGGAGAAAAAGGTTACAAGAAAATGTCGGATACGGAGGTTCCGAATGAGAGTCCCGATAACCCAGAAATTGATAATCAAGTTATTTCTGAAGATGGCCCGAGAAATCAAAATTTGTTCAGTCCAAGGTTTCGATCTGTCGTCGCCATGGCCGGATGGGATGAAGAAGCACTTCTGATTGCCACTCATATTGTTGAAGATACACCGGACAGATTGTGCAAGCAGCGGAGAAGATCGGATTTCAAGACCCCACCAACATATTCAAGAAG AAAACGTAGGGCTCATAGGAATGGTCCAGTTTCCATACCTGTGACCGTTCTTCATCTTGAAGAAGATGATGATTCAACATCAAATCAACAAG GATGTGAGAGAAAGAATATAGAGGTGAATATTATGGCAAAAGTAGAGAAGAACGGAGGAGAATCGATTAAAGACGATGCTAAGGACTCAGGTGTTTCTAACTCAAGCCCTGTGATCCCTTGCCTTGATCAGCTTCGTGAAGAACTTTCATGTGCA ATCTGTCTGGAGATATGTTATGAACCGAGTACCACACCTTGTGGACACAG TTTTTGCAAACAATGTTTGCGTTCTGCAGCTGACAAATGTGGGAAGCGATGCCCAAAGTGCAGGCAACTTATCAG CAATTGGAGGTACTGCACCGTGAACACAGTTCTCTGGAATACAATTCAGCTCCTATTTCCAAAAGAAGTTGAAGCAAGAAAAGCAGTGACTACCTCAGATGCTACTACTGAATCGATTCGAGAGGAAAGTAGTCCAGCCATAACAAGAAATCCTAGCATGAGAAACAGATCTATTCAAGCATTAAACAATCCAGAAACAGATGGCACAGAATCAGATAGAAGAAGTCGTCGACTCAGAAGCCGAAGTTCAAGAATTTCTGGAACTTCAGACAGAGGAGAAGCTAGTTTAAGGAGAGATTTGCCAAGCCAGGATGGAGATGCCGCATTGGCTTTCAGATTGCAGAGGGAAGAATTTATGGAGGCGTTTAGGGTGGTACCCGCTAGAGAAAATTTGAGAGCTATGGCATCAAGGGCGACTAGCATTCGTTCAAGGGGCAGACATATGTGA
- the LOC142521128 gene encoding myb-related protein 315-like, producing MGLKRGPWTVEEDHKLMSFIMNNGIQCWRMIPKLAGLLRCGKSCRLRWINYLRPDLKRGVLSEMEENQIIDLHARLGNRWSKIASHFPGRTDNEIKNHWNTRIKKRLKLLGLDPTTHQPIQQKTQQSREEKNKTDIDSNSRDENKQLEEIKFSHVLKAPSATQVQTSCCNEANVSTSMEGETMTRLINNYEMLMLTSNLDMDLWMTNQEMHSISTSYCPSFSLEDSVNFYPNSAGESASSVQGNSCLFQCVETADSMVSWDFGFDQQFMFPETMGD from the exons ATGGGTCTGAAGAGAGGTCCGTGGACCGTAGAAGAAGATCACAAACTTATGAGTTTTATCATGAATAATGGCATTCAATGCTGGAGAATGATACCCAAACTTGCAG GGTTGTTGAGGTGTGGAAAAAGCTGCAGATTGAGATGGATTAATTATCTACGACCTGACCTTAAACGAGGAGTTCTATCAGAAATGGAGGAGAATCAAATTATTGATCTTCATGCTCGCCTTGGAAACAG GTGGTCTAAAATTGCATCACATTTTCCAGGGAGAACGGACAACGAAATCAAGAATCACTGGAACACCAGGATCAAGAAACGGTTAAAGCTCCTCGGACTAGACCCCACCACACACCAGCCCATCCAGCAAAAGACACAACAAAGTCGTGAAGAGAAGAACAAAACAGACATCGACTCAAATTCGCGTGATGAAAACAAACAATTAGAGGAGATCAAATTCTCTCATGTACTGAAAGCTCCATCAGCAACACAAGTCCAAACAAGCTGCTGCAATGAGGCCAATGTCAGCACCAGTATGGAAGGCGAAACGATGACACGTCTCATTAACAACTATGAGATGCTGATGCTCACGAGTAACCTGGACATGGATTTATGGATGACAAATCAAGAAATGCACAGCATTTCGACCAGTTACTGCCCCTCGTTTTCTTTAGAAGATTCAGTGAACTTCTACCCCAATTCAGCTGGTGAATCGGCCAGTTCAGTTCAAGGAAATAGTTGTCTATTTCAGTGTGTTGAGACTGCAGATTCAATGGTTTCTTGGGATTTTGGATTCGATCAGCAATTTATGTTTCCTGAAACAATGGGGGATTGA